From the Synechococcus sp. HK01-R genome, one window contains:
- a CDS encoding amino acid ABC transporter permease: MGRSGRLIHYLRRHPFDALLTLAILILIAWILWSTGAWVLTAADWSVVSSNLPLFASGTYPADQRWRPILWLLLLLLLTLCTLVLPVKRSPQSRGVFRLLLPWLWLAMLPFGITLLGGGMGLPAVPSRAWGGLALTLLLTGASGFLALPLGILLALGRNSPWPVLHHSSRLYVDLMRAVPLIAVLFFGQLLIPLFLPVNLEINRVLRAVVAFGLFAAAYVAEDIRGGLQAIPRTQREAAAALGLTTIQSLRWVVLPQALRISLPALTNQAIGLLQNTSLMALLGLVELLGISRSLLANPDFIGRHLEVYLWLGVVYWLVGTAMALLASRLETSR, translated from the coding sequence ATGGGACGATCGGGGCGCCTGATCCACTACCTGCGCCGCCATCCGTTCGATGCGCTCCTCACCCTGGCGATCCTGATCTTGATCGCCTGGATTCTCTGGAGCACAGGTGCCTGGGTGTTAACAGCAGCAGATTGGTCTGTCGTCAGCAGCAACCTGCCTCTGTTCGCCAGCGGCACTTATCCAGCGGACCAACGCTGGAGACCGATCCTGTGGCTGCTGCTGTTGCTGCTCCTGACCCTCTGCACGCTCGTGCTGCCCGTGAAACGCAGCCCACAGAGCAGGGGTGTATTCAGGCTGCTGCTCCCCTGGCTATGGCTGGCCATGCTTCCCTTCGGCATCACCCTGCTCGGAGGGGGGATGGGGCTACCCGCCGTTCCCTCCCGTGCCTGGGGAGGGCTGGCCCTGACCCTGCTGCTGACGGGAGCGAGTGGCTTTCTGGCACTGCCCCTAGGCATCCTGCTCGCGCTCGGACGCAATAGCCCCTGGCCCGTGCTGCATCACAGCAGTCGCCTCTACGTCGACCTGATGCGTGCCGTCCCCCTGATCGCCGTGCTCTTCTTTGGGCAACTGCTGATCCCACTGTTTCTACCGGTGAATCTGGAGATCAACCGCGTGCTCCGGGCCGTGGTTGCTTTTGGTCTCTTTGCTGCCGCCTACGTGGCGGAAGACATTCGCGGGGGCCTGCAGGCCATCCCCCGCACCCAGCGAGAAGCCGCCGCCGCTCTTGGGCTCACCACGATCCAAAGCCTGCGCTGGGTGGTGCTCCCTCAAGCGCTGAGGATCTCGCTGCCGGCACTGACCAACCAAGCCATCGGCCTGCTGCAGAACACCAGCCTCATGGCTTTACTCGGATTGGTGGAACTGCTTGGGATCAGCCGCAGTTTGCTCGCGAATCCCGACTTCATTGGTCGTCACCTCGAGGTCTACCTCTGGCTTGGCGTGGTGTACTGGCTGGTCGGAACCGCCATGGCCCTACTCGCCAGCCGCCTTGAGACCAGTCGATAG
- a CDS encoding HdeD family acid-resistance protein produces the protein MGSQRRIAGVLLVVAAVAAVLLPFASGSLLTIGLGGIAFAAGIGQFLRLGSEAGGQARLFRVLTGLLYCGAALWVLIDPIDSEISLTLFVGVLLLVEGVMELAAGATTADPAAGLTVLDGVVTAILGLLLVLEWPSDSLWALGTLLGVGLFLSALNHFQAPTSPSEQA, from the coding sequence ATGGGGTCCCAACGCCGCATCGCGGGTGTTTTGTTGGTCGTCGCTGCGGTCGCTGCCGTGCTTCTGCCCTTCGCCTCCGGCTCGCTGCTCACCATCGGGCTCGGCGGCATTGCTTTCGCCGCCGGGATTGGACAATTTCTCCGGCTTGGGAGCGAAGCTGGTGGCCAAGCTCGGCTGTTCCGAGTGCTCACCGGGCTGCTTTACTGCGGCGCCGCCCTTTGGGTCCTGATCGATCCGATCGACAGTGAAATCAGCCTGACGCTGTTCGTGGGCGTGCTGCTTCTTGTCGAAGGGGTGATGGAATTGGCGGCCGGAGCCACGACAGCGGACCCAGCGGCAGGTCTGACTGTGCTCGACGGGGTCGTGACAGCCATTCTTGGCCTACTGCTTGTGCTCGAGTGGCCCTCCGACAGCCTCTGGGCCCTCGGCACCCTGTTAGGCGTTGGCCTGTTCCTCTCGGCCCTGAACCACTTCCAAGCCCCCACATCACCGAGCGAGCAAGCCTGA